In Parafrankia irregularis, one DNA window encodes the following:
- a CDS encoding zf-HC2 domain-containing protein, producing the protein MTIEPPVARTSGTCVGDLLGAYLLGSCTPAEADAVEKHLGSCAACSTDAAALLPGAPQAPARQTRARQAPARQAPAPRAPGLPGASEGHLAPPADGPGSLAAILAAALAVRPAAPGARQAAPGARMPGAASTEPGHRPGLVGAAGVPCYGNRVGALDRLLIELEAKHWHLPTATGWSVRELVLHLHAVDGLLLAALVPPGARPAPTGAHDAAGGRDEHAEDGNAHYVQDVREDALTRTGIVLDAARDWPVEKVRQRWYEQAEQLCAATERAERSQAPLTVTVDGWTAAPGDHLTSRAFETWIHTRDIAAAAGITVPNPGADDLHAMADLALRLLSVPWAAATAAATVPPPEGTLTVTLTGRGGGTWSLGPDGAQVHQARSDPRAVPADPRPASGTLTVEIVEFCLLVGDRRPASAVTARVEGDERLAAGLLALAPSLARP; encoded by the coding sequence GTGACGATCGAACCGCCGGTCGCGCGGACGTCCGGCACCTGTGTGGGCGACCTGTTGGGCGCCTACCTGCTGGGCAGCTGCACCCCGGCCGAGGCCGACGCCGTCGAGAAGCACCTCGGCAGCTGCGCGGCCTGCTCCACCGACGCCGCGGCCCTCCTCCCGGGAGCCCCACAGGCCCCGGCACGGCAGACCCGGGCGCGGCAGGCCCCGGCGCGGCAGGCCCCGGCACCGCGGGCCCCGGGGCTGCCGGGCGCGTCGGAGGGCCACCTCGCCCCGCCGGCCGACGGCCCTGGCTCGCTCGCCGCCATCCTCGCCGCAGCGCTCGCGGTCCGCCCGGCCGCGCCCGGGGCCCGCCAGGCGGCGCCGGGTGCGCGTATGCCGGGAGCGGCCTCGACAGAGCCGGGGCACCGGCCGGGGCTGGTCGGCGCCGCGGGCGTCCCCTGCTATGGCAACCGGGTCGGCGCGCTGGACCGGCTGCTGATCGAGCTCGAGGCGAAGCACTGGCACCTGCCCACCGCGACCGGCTGGTCGGTCCGTGAGCTCGTGCTGCACCTCCACGCCGTCGACGGCCTGCTGCTGGCCGCCCTCGTCCCCCCAGGCGCCCGACCCGCCCCCACCGGGGCGCACGACGCCGCAGGCGGCAGGGACGAACATGCCGAGGACGGAAACGCGCACTACGTGCAGGACGTGCGGGAGGACGCCCTGACCCGGACCGGCATCGTCCTGGACGCCGCCCGGGACTGGCCGGTCGAGAAGGTGCGGCAACGCTGGTACGAGCAGGCGGAACAGCTCTGCGCCGCCACCGAACGGGCCGAACGGAGCCAGGCGCCCCTCACCGTGACGGTCGATGGCTGGACGGCCGCGCCCGGCGATCATCTGACCTCCCGCGCGTTCGAGACGTGGATTCACACCCGGGACATCGCCGCGGCCGCGGGAATCACGGTGCCGAACCCCGGCGCGGACGACCTGCACGCGATGGCCGATCTCGCCCTGCGTCTGCTGTCCGTGCCCTGGGCAGCCGCGACAGCCGCAGCGACCGTGCCCCCGCCGGAAGGGACGCTCACGGTGACGTTGACGGGGCGAGGCGGCGGCACCTGGTCACTCGGGCCGGACGGCGCACAGGTACACCAGGCCCGATCCGATCCGCGCGCGGTACCAGCCGATCCGCGCCCGGCCTCGGGCACCCTGACCGTCGAGATCGTCGAGTTCTGCCTGCTCGTCGGCGATCGCAGGCCCGCGAGCGCGGTCACCGCCCGGGTCGAGGGCGACGAGCGGCTCGCCGCCGGCCTGCTCGCGCTGGCTCCCAGCCTCGCCCGCCCCTGA
- a CDS encoding RNA polymerase sigma factor, translating to MPIVHSPDRAADRPHRGSAPTPTRHPDHDIVDLHGRVVSGDPAALAEVHQRHAHYLLAVAVRVTGDADAARDVLQEVLVTFWQHPLRFDPNRGGLRTWLAVLAHRRAVDWVRRESSRRTTERAARGLVQHVDEAAPDDDLLAREDTDAVRAAVAALPPKQREVVELAYYTELTYRDIATKLAIPEGTAKSRMRAALATLARTLTHQGVAP from the coding sequence ATGCCCATCGTGCACAGCCCGGACAGGGCGGCCGACCGGCCGCACAGGGGCTCGGCGCCCACGCCCACTCGCCACCCCGACCACGACATCGTCGACCTGCACGGTCGGGTGGTCTCCGGTGATCCGGCCGCGCTCGCCGAGGTGCACCAGCGGCATGCCCACTACCTGCTCGCCGTCGCCGTACGGGTCACCGGTGACGCCGACGCCGCCCGAGACGTCCTGCAGGAGGTGCTGGTCACCTTCTGGCAGCATCCGCTCCGGTTCGATCCGAACCGGGGTGGGCTGCGCACCTGGCTCGCCGTGCTGGCACACCGACGGGCCGTCGACTGGGTGCGCCGGGAGTCCTCTCGGCGCACCACCGAACGGGCCGCCCGTGGCCTCGTCCAGCACGTCGACGAGGCCGCGCCCGATGACGACCTGCTCGCCCGCGAGGACACGGACGCGGTGCGGGCCGCCGTGGCCGCGCTGCCACCGAAACAGCGTGAGGTCGTGGAGCTGGCGTACTACACAGAGCTGACCTACCGTGACATCGCGACCAAGCTCGCGATCCCCGAGGGGACCGCGAAGTCGCGGATGCGCGCCGCTCTCGCCACCCTCGCCCGTACCCTTACCCATCAGGGAGTAGCACCGTGA
- a CDS encoding HoxN/HupN/NixA family nickel/cobalt transporter, protein MTRAEAPTRTWIRPHPRHRSRTRTRTWAWAWTWTWPRRAAALATAVVALVLAGSGAASAHPLGNFTVNSASVLRVGVETVHVDVVVDFAEIPTAQLRPDVDALGPARWQEAECARTSRQTRLVLDSQVSPLVGAGGSVTFPPGSGGLATMRLVCRYSAPTGGPVGEVQFRLAAYTDRIGWRETVAVGDGTTLLASDVPDRSPTDLLTRYPDDPLRGPSDVTSATLTVRPGGPAATDPLTGPAAGAGAPGTGTPGTGAAEQARRAQGGDDGLTGWVDGLVRRDSLTVGVALLALLAAFVLGTAHAFAPGHGKTVMAARIVGGSVTGRQLAATATAVTLTHTCGVLILAIVLSASSGFAPERIYPWLGVASGLLIAGIGASLLRSRLAGASGLLSPSVAGLDHQALAPAHTHHRHSHSGANGHGHGHTHTHGHGHGHGHGGRWHTHPHPAADGSQLRSLLAAGFAGGMVPTPSAIVVLLGAVALGRAWFGLLLVLAYGAGMALTLIGAGFLLDRTLVPLLRRVRAAAPGLTAGLYWAPVASAALIVVVGATVALRAGVQVIA, encoded by the coding sequence ATGACCCGCGCCGAGGCCCCGACCCGGACCTGGATCCGTCCCCATCCCCGTCACCGCTCCCGGACCCGGACCCGGACCTGGGCCTGGGCCTGGACCTGGACCTGGCCGCGCCGGGCGGCCGCCCTCGCCACGGCTGTGGTCGCGCTGGTACTGGCGGGCAGCGGCGCCGCGTCCGCGCATCCGCTGGGCAACTTCACGGTCAACAGCGCCAGTGTGCTGCGGGTCGGCGTCGAGACGGTTCACGTCGACGTGGTCGTCGACTTCGCCGAGATCCCGACCGCGCAGCTGCGGCCCGATGTGGACGCCCTGGGCCCCGCACGCTGGCAGGAGGCCGAATGCGCCCGGACGTCCAGGCAGACCAGGCTCGTGCTCGACAGCCAGGTCAGCCCGCTCGTCGGCGCCGGAGGCTCGGTGACGTTCCCGCCCGGGTCCGGCGGGCTCGCGACGATGCGACTGGTCTGCCGGTACTCCGCCCCGACCGGTGGTCCGGTGGGCGAGGTCCAGTTCCGGCTGGCCGCCTACACCGACCGGATCGGCTGGCGGGAGACGGTCGCCGTCGGGGACGGCACGACGCTGCTCGCCTCGGACGTGCCCGACCGCTCGCCCACCGATCTGCTCACCCGATACCCGGACGATCCTCTGCGCGGGCCGTCGGACGTCACCAGCGCCACCCTGACCGTGCGTCCCGGCGGGCCCGCGGCAACGGACCCGCTGACGGGCCCCGCGGCCGGCGCCGGTGCACCGGGAACCGGCACACCCGGAACCGGTGCGGCCGAACAGGCGCGGCGGGCACAGGGCGGGGATGACGGCCTCACCGGCTGGGTCGACGGCCTGGTCAGGCGGGATTCGCTCACCGTCGGGGTGGCCCTGCTCGCCCTGCTCGCCGCATTCGTGCTGGGCACCGCCCATGCGTTCGCCCCGGGGCATGGCAAGACGGTCATGGCGGCCCGGATCGTCGGCGGCTCGGTGACCGGGCGGCAGCTGGCCGCCACCGCGACGGCGGTGACGCTCACCCATACCTGCGGTGTGCTGATCCTCGCGATCGTGCTGTCAGCGTCGAGTGGCTTCGCTCCGGAGCGGATATATCCCTGGCTCGGCGTCGCGAGCGGCCTGCTGATAGCCGGGATCGGCGCGAGCCTGCTGCGATCGAGGCTCGCCGGCGCATCCGGGCTGCTCAGCCCGTCGGTAGCGGGCCTGGACCACCAGGCCCTGGCCCCCGCTCACACCCACCATCGCCACAGCCACAGCGGCGCAAACGGACACGGACACGGACACACGCACACGCACGGGCACGGGCACGGGCACGGGCACGGGGGGCGCTGGCATACACATCCACATCCGGCGGCCGACGGGTCGCAGCTGCGGAGCCTGCTCGCCGCCGGATTCGCCGGCGGGATGGTGCCGACGCCGTCGGCGATCGTCGTACTGCTCGGTGCGGTCGCGCTGGGACGGGCGTGGTTCGGGCTTCTGCTCGTCCTCGCCTACGGCGCGGGCATGGCGCTGACCCTGATCGGGGCGGGTTTCCTGCTCGACCGCACGCTCGTCCCCCTGCTGCGCCGGGTGCGCGCCGCGGCTCCGGGGCTTACCGCGGGCCTGTACTGGGCTCCGGTGGCGAGCGCCGCACTGATCGTCGTCGTCGGCGCGACGGTGGCCCTGCGCGCCGGCGTCCAGGTCATTGCGTGA
- a CDS encoding tetratricopeptide repeat protein, with the protein MTGTQDASVARLQDRLGRVPGDWPAWAELGLAYVELARRTGDPTSYPRAESAFARSLALRPEGNDTALAGRAALAAARHDFPGALRAADAAIAVNPFNATAHGVRFDALVELGRYPEAWPAAQTAVDLRPDVASLARVAYAYELRGQPEPAAETLRRVIADATSPADAAFACFHLGELARNRGDLDGAADAYRRGLVQDPSSVQLLVGRARVAAARGEIEAALADYRVATTRSPQPWIVAEHGELLEAAGRMDEARRQYDLVRSTAALLRAQGVEVDVELALFEADHGEPATAWTALAPPAPSTAPDTGLGTEPRRAGVFVDDARGWVLHRLGRDDEALASADSALGLGLRRALFLYHRGVVRAALGQTDAAISDLRTALETDPHFSPLHVPRARTLLTSLEGGTR; encoded by the coding sequence GTGACAGGTACGCAGGACGCTTCCGTCGCACGCCTGCAGGACCGGCTGGGCCGGGTGCCCGGCGACTGGCCGGCCTGGGCCGAGCTCGGCCTCGCCTACGTCGAGCTGGCCCGACGCACCGGCGACCCGACGTCCTACCCGCGGGCCGAGAGCGCCTTCGCCCGCTCGCTGGCACTGCGGCCCGAGGGCAACGACACCGCGCTCGCCGGGCGGGCCGCGCTCGCCGCCGCGCGTCACGACTTCCCCGGCGCGCTGCGCGCCGCGGACGCCGCCATCGCCGTCAATCCGTTCAACGCGACAGCTCACGGGGTGCGGTTCGACGCCCTCGTCGAGCTCGGGCGCTACCCCGAGGCCTGGCCGGCGGCACAGACCGCGGTCGATCTGCGTCCCGATGTGGCGTCGCTGGCCCGGGTCGCCTACGCGTACGAGCTGCGTGGGCAGCCGGAGCCCGCGGCCGAGACGCTGCGGCGGGTCATCGCCGACGCGACATCCCCGGCCGACGCCGCGTTCGCCTGCTTCCACCTCGGAGAGCTGGCCCGCAACCGCGGCGATCTCGACGGCGCGGCCGACGCCTACCGGCGCGGGCTCGTCCAGGACCCGTCGTCGGTGCAGCTTCTCGTCGGCCGTGCCCGGGTCGCCGCCGCCCGCGGTGAGATCGAGGCCGCGCTGGCCGACTACCGCGTCGCCACCACCCGCAGCCCACAGCCGTGGATCGTCGCCGAGCACGGCGAGCTGCTCGAAGCGGCCGGCCGGATGGACGAGGCGCGGCGCCAGTACGACCTGGTGCGCTCGACCGCGGCGCTGCTGCGCGCCCAGGGCGTCGAGGTGGACGTCGAGCTGGCCCTGTTCGAGGCCGACCACGGCGAGCCGGCCACCGCGTGGACGGCGCTGGCGCCACCGGCCCCCAGCACCGCGCCCGACACGGGCCTTGGCACGGAGCCGCGACGGGCCGGTGTGTTCGTCGACGACGCCCGCGGCTGGGTGCTGCACCGGCTCGGGCGGGACGACGAGGCCCTGGCCAGCGCGGACTCGGCACTCGGACTCGGCCTGCGTCGGGCGCTGTTCCTCTACCACCGTGGCGTCGTGCGGGCGGCGCTCGGGCAGACCGACGCCGCGATCAGCGACCTGCGCACGGCGTTGGAGACCGACCCGCATTTCTCGCCGCTGCATGTGCCCCGGGCACGCACCCTGCTCACCTCCCTCGAAGGCGGCACCCGATGA